One Spinacia oleracea cultivar Varoflay chromosome 4, BTI_SOV_V1, whole genome shotgun sequence DNA segment encodes these proteins:
- the LOC110793400 gene encoding uncharacterized protein, which produces MELKEKEVKELNQQVELKEKLVNKGHDALEMKGKRLNEHCKQTELKEQEITKRCEAMETKEGQTNKRLASTEKRIDARSKGVKYKEKLLTERSRILELKEKQTNVSCESEVLLEKAVDEAFIQKQSDENCILTRCQSQEHKERQMVSSSPDLRNLGISQAARDVDSSSPIKGVDMQLLCRNTDVEGMRLYLNEHLKEHNKSPYKILDALKCAPDPGKLVLDVFQSFHLRFPDKYQGVNNKISCINLLLELMKLSPPLTHEVKEEATNYSALKANLKENDFLMEKYGFLQFLATFKLAGFCDSNELFSMFKSFFNGYDVFRPEDNPSLCCALGLSKKIPGLIKSLINEKKRLLAVKCI; this is translated from the exons ATGGAATTGAAAGAAAAAGAAGTCAAGGAATTAAACCAACAAGTGGAATTGAAAGAGAAACTGGTAAACAAGGGTCATGATGCTCTGGAAATGAAAGGGAAGCGACTCAATGAGCATTGCAAACAGACAGAACTAAAGGAGCAGGAAATCACAAAACGTTGTGAAGCAATGGAGACTAAAGAGGGGCAAACTAATAAGCGTTTGGCTTCAACAGAAAAGCGAATTGATGCTCGCAGCAAAGGGGTAAAGTACAAAGAGAAATTGCTAACTGAACGTTCTCGAATTTTGGAACTCAAAGAGAAGCAAACTAATGTGTCTTGTGAATCGGAAGTGTTACTAGAGAAGGCAGTTGACGAGGCTTTCATACAGAAGCAAAGTGATGAGAATTGCATACTAACTCGTTGTCAATCACAAGAGCACAAAGAGAGGCAAATGG TGAGCAGCAGTCCCGATCTACGTAATTTGGGTATCAGCCAAGCAGCACGTGATGTAGATTCTTCTTCACCAATAAAGGGTGTTGATATGCAATTGTTGTGCAGAAATACGGACGTGGAGGGCATGAGATTATACCTAAATGAGCATTTGAAGGAGCACAATAAATCACCTTACAAAATATTGGATGCTCTTAAATGTGCACCTGATCCTGGAAAGCTTGTTCTTGATGTCTTTCAAAGTTTCCACCTAAGATTCCCAGACAAGTACCAAGGCGTCAATAATAAAATCAGTTGCATAAATCTATTGTTGGAGTTGATGAAGTTATCACCTCCACTTACACATGAAGTGAAAGAAGAGGCAACAAATTATTCTGCTTTGAAGGCTAACTTGAAGGAGAATGATTTTCTTATGGAGAAGTATGGGTTTTTGCAGTTTTTAGCTACATTCAAGCTAGCAGGCTTTTGCGACTCAAATGAACTTTTTTCCATGTTTAAATCTTTTTTCAATGGATATGACGTTTTCAGGCCTGAAGATAACCCATCTTTATGCTGTGCATTGGGACTTTCAAAGAAGATTCCAG GTCTTATCAAATCTCTTATCAATGAAAAGAAGAGGCTTTTAGCAGTCAAGTGTATCTGA
- the LOC130459111 gene encoding uncharacterized protein, with protein sequence MSISENTTNVIRVARMLMHKLGGTFQDFQNRAFSVLTLGEQWASLQESLGMIHNSLESRVKVIESKERELDLVQNRVQHFNKEVELQHKKLEFGEKCLSERIEGVEFRERQVRDWRESLELEKREVLEQCRAMELRDKRFEEGFERVRKVDVAKERVEARRKAVEDRENKVEERQRAVEEQLRAVEEERRAVEEQRRAVDAKEEEVEKRERVSGEREEEFCAREKEVKEEFELREVVIIERGNSLDVREKELIEFSEKLNLRVDIMNRRFQLLEEKEGKLEEGRKELESKEEQMDEVYSLLELKEKEIKVGSEMLVSKEKMLGLKEEEVKGQLKGLELKEMELNERCDVLKAKGRQIQEREDGMELKEKRFLERAGDMEVKVKAIDERFEVLQAKEKGILELRRNMELKRKEINESFEVLEAQKRRILELERDIELKRKDIDERCEDLQTKEKQIKLRSLKKSWS encoded by the coding sequence ATGTCAATTTCGGAGAACACTACGAACGTTATTAGGGTTGCGAGGATGTTAATGCACAAACTTGGTGGAACTTTTCAAGATTTCCAGAATCGCGCCTTCTCTGTCCTCACACTCGGCGAGCAATGGGCGAGTTTACAGGAATCTTTGGGTATGATTCACAATTCGCTGGAGAGTAGAGTCAAGGTGATTGAGTCGAAGGAGAGAGAACTTGATCTTGTTCAGAATAGAGTTCAGCATTTTAATAAAGAGGTTGAGTTGCAGCACAAGAAGTTGGAGTTTGGGGAGAAGTGTTTGAGTGAGAGAATTGAAGGTGTGGAGTTTAGGGAGAGGCAAGTGAGGGACTGGCGTGAGTCTTTGGAATTGGAGAAGAGAGAGGTTTTGGAGCAATGTAGGGCGATGGAGTTGAGGGACAAGCGGTTTGAGGAGGGGTTTGAGCGAGTTAGGAAGGTGGATGTTGCGAAGGAGAGGGTTGAGGCGAGGCGGAAGGCGGTGGAGGACAGAGAAAATAAAGTGGAAGAGCGGCAGAGGGCGGTGGAAGAGCAGCTGAGGGCGGTGGAAGAGGAGCGGCGGGCGGTGGAGGAGCAGCGGCGGGCAGTTGATGCGAAAGAAGAGGAAGTGGAGAAGAGAGAGAGGGTCTCTGGCGAGCGCGAAGAAGAGTTTTGTGCTAGAGAGAAGGAAGTAAAGGAGGAGTTTGAATTGAGGGAGGTGGTAATCATTGAAAGAGGGAATTCATTAGATGTGAGAGAAAAAGaattgattgagttttctgAAAAATTGAATTTGAGGGTTGATATAATGAATAGGAGGTTTCAACTGTTGGAAGAAAAGGAGGGAAAACTGGAGGAGGGTAGGAAAGAGTTGGAATCGAAAGAGGAGCAAATGGATGAGGTGTACAGTTTGCTTGAGTTGAAGGAGAAAGAGATAAAAGTAGGAAGCGAAATGTTGGTGTCGAAAGAGAAGATGTTGGGGTTGAAGGAGGAGGAAGTGAAGGGGCAACTGAAGGGACTGGAGTTGAAGGAGATGGAGTTAAATGAGCGTTGCGATGTGTTAAAGGCTAAAGGGAGGCAAATTCAGGAGCGAGAAGATGGTATGGAATTGAAAGAGAAGCGATTTCTGGAGCGTGCAGGAGATATGGAGGTTAAAGTAAAGGCGATTGATGAGCGTTTTGAAGTGTTGCAGGCAAAAGAGAAGGGAATTCTGGAGCTTAGAAGAAATATGGAGTTGAAAAGGAAGGAGATTAATGAGTCTTTTGAAGTGTTAGAGGCACAAAAGAGGCGAATTCTGGAACTTGAAAGAGATATTGAGTTGAAAAGGAAGGATATTGATGAGCGTTGTGAAGATTTACAGACGAAAGAGAAGCAAATTAAATTAAGAAGCTTGAAGAAGAGTTGGAGTTGA